One part of the Terriglobales bacterium genome encodes these proteins:
- a CDS encoding helix-turn-helix domain-containing protein yields the protein MENSESVKYPLLESILAIQNLPLQPMYANRDVAKIFNVCIRAIQNWIAAGRLTPRALPGRWKFFPQDLEEFLQSSQKERK from the coding sequence ATGGAAAATTCAGAGAGCGTGAAGTACCCACTGCTGGAGTCCATTCTGGCCATCCAGAACCTCCCGCTTCAACCGATGTACGCCAACCGCGACGTGGCGAAGATTTTCAACGTCTGCATCCGCGCGATCCAGAACTGGATCGCCGCGGGGCGCCTGACCCCGCGCGCTCTCCCGGGCCGCTGGAAATTCTTCCCGCAGGATCTGGAGGAGTTCCTTCAGAGCAGCCAGAAAGAGCGGAAGTAA